TACGCTAAgtaaaattgatattttctcttgaaATTTACTATTTGGAAATGCAGAGATTAATGTCAGCTTTTTGATTATTTATTTGGGTCGAAGTCCAAAGGCTTGTCTTGTTGAGCAGCGTTATTAGCGTTGGCGTTGTTGAGTGATTGGTCACCGTTACTTGAAACATCGGCATCGTCGCTCCAATCCACAACAATATCTTTTTGTGTTTccatatttttgaatataatatCTTTCTCGTGTGCCCAGTCATCGCGAACATCCTCATAGCCTATTTCCCAAATTCTATCGTAGAACTCACGCAGTTGAATTTCTTCTAGTTTcctcttctcttcttctgccATCCACGCCATGTATTTCAAGTCATCGGTGGAAGGTTCGTAGATATGCCAAATAACGTAGTGAGGTAATCCTACGACGTCGAAGCCCATTCTGCGGGACAATTTACCGAACGCTTCTGTTTCAGCGTGCTTCTGGAAAGAAAACGCTGGAAAGTGAGAGCCTGCTCTGAATACGCGTGCCTTTGACAATATGGAGACACCGCCGATACCATCTAGCATCATTTCATCCTCTGGGTTACCGTTTGGGTCTCTCATATAAGCCAAGTGGGTTCTCCAAGTGGCGTATTCGGGGTAACCTTCGACAATGACGCTGTCCTCTGACAAAGTGTCGGCCAATTGCAAGCCACCTTCTGATTCTACCCAGGAGTTCAAGTCATAAGGTTGGATGTTCCCCAGCCAGTCAGGCAGCGGTCTCCACACGTTGGGGACAATCACATCCTTATCGTGGTGCATCAGGTCCTCCATTATAGACCTGGGGATCACTTCTACGTCGACGTCTCTCCAGTACACCCACGAGTGGTAAGGCTTGATCGCTACTGAGCCGAGCCAGTTACGAGCCCTGGCCATCAGTTTTCTTCTGGGCCCCTGGGCGGCGAACCCGTGTCTGTCTGAGAAGGACTGTCCGATGATCTGGCCGAAGTCCTTCTCGAATATCTCTATGTTCCCGAACCGCTTGTTCTTGTCCTTCTGGGCCTGCTGCAAATGGTGCATCAGCACGCCCATGGTGTTGTCCGAGGAGTCCGACACCAGGAAGGACAGATCTATCAAGTGGTGTGGGTACGTCATCGCGTTCAGATGGTCGAAGAACATGGGCAAGTGCTCGGCAGCGTCTCTCAACGGGACACAGAACAGTATCCTGTCGTTGCGTTGCCACCCGTCGGGCAGCCCTGTGTAGTCATTCAAGTCATAGAACTCCACGCCGGGAACACTTCTAAAATCAGGGATGTAGTTCGCAGAGAACCACACCGCGAGCACGCCGGCTAGATCAAACACATTGTTGACAAACTTCAGCACCAGGTACAGCGCAAACAGCGACCCTACACAGCTCACCAGGAAGGGCCTATTGTACTTGAACATTTGTCGTGTCGTCTTTGTTCGACTAAATGAGAAATGAGCACAAGCAAGAACCAAGTCTATGTAAAGGGCAAGTAAATACTTGTtcttattttgaaaatttttatcatttgtCACTCTCCGCTAAATTGTAGCTCTATCAAGAGAGAGGGACAGCCAGAGAGATGAGcttgtttatttttaaatcagctagaagaagatgatacGTTTGTACGTTACCCACATGATATACCGTATTCCATTCCATTATATATAGTCATATATCACGTATACCACCTGATTGTGCGTACATAAGTATATGTAGTCGTACAGTACGGTTTATTATTCACATGATATTACGTACAATTGTACATATCGTCATCGCACATCACGAATTTGCTCGTCATTGCGTTTCTGGTTTGGGCTTCCAGATGCTTTGTCacagagaaagaagaagcgaagaagaaaaaaaaaattttttttttttttttaaagttTTTTGTATCTTCATTCAATTTCCAATTTCCAATTTCcaaattttcttcttctcacTTTGATGAAAAGGATTTTGTGGGCGGGGAGAGAGAGAGCTTTTATTTTAgcttcttttttgaaatctcTTCTTTAGACAAGAGATACAGACATAAGCACTCACACAGAACTCATAACACATAACACAATggctgaagaagaacataCCTTTGAGACCGCTGATGCTGGTTCCTCCACCACTTACCCAATGCAATGTTCTGCTTTGAGAAAGAACGGTTTCGTCGTTATCAAGGGTAGACCATGTAAGATTGTCGACATGTCTACTTCCAAGACCGGTAAGCACGGTCACGCCAAGGTCCACTTGGTCGCCATTGATATCTTCACTGGTAAGAAGTTGGAAGATTTGTCTCCATCCACCCACAACATGGAAGTCCCAGTTGTCAAGAGAACTGAATTCCAATTGTTGGACATCGATGACGGTTTCTTGTCCTTGATGAACAT
This window of the Nakaseomyces glabratus chromosome L, complete sequence genome carries:
- the ANP1 gene encoding Anp1p (CAGL0L01331g~Alpha-1,6-mannosyltransferase with a role in protein N-linked glycosylation in Golgi); translation: MFKYNRPFLVSCVGSLFALYLVLKFVNNVFDLAGVLAVWFSANYIPDFRSVPGVEFYDLNDYTGLPDGWQRNDRILFCVPLRDAAEHLPMFFDHLNAMTYPHHLIDLSFLVSDSSDNTMGVLMHHLQQAQKDKNKRFGNIEIFEKDFGQIIGQSFSDRHGFAAQGPRRKLMARARNWLGSVAIKPYHSWVYWRDVDVEVIPRSIMEDLMHHDKDVIVPNVWRPLPDWLGNIQPYDLNSWVESEGGLQLADTLSEDSVIVEGYPEYATWRTHLAYMRDPNGNPEDEMMLDGIGGVSILSKARVFRAGSHFPAFSFQKHAETEAFGKLSRRMGFDVVGLPHYVIWHIYEPSTDDLKYMAWMAEEEKRKLEEIQLREFYDRIWEIGYEDVRDDWAHEKDIIFKNMETQKDIVVDWSDDADVSSNGDQSLNNANANNAAQQDKPLDFDPNK
- the HYP2 gene encoding translation elongation factor eIF-5A (CAGL0L01353g~Ortholog(s) have ribosome binding, translation elongation factor activity, translation initiation factor activity) — protein: MAEEEHTFETADAGSSTTYPMQCSALRKNGFVVIKGRPCKIVDMSTSKTGKHGHAKVHLVAIDIFTGKKLEDLSPSTHNMEVPVVKRTEFQLLDIDDGFLSLMNMDGDTKDDVRHPEGELGDQMQAAFDEGKDLMVTIIAAMGEEAAISFKEAPRSD